Sequence from the Acidimicrobiales bacterium genome:
GCTGGAGGCTCCCGAGAGTCGCAGCGGCAGGCCGAACTCGACGGCCAGCTCGAGGTACACGTCGAAGAACTCCGGGCGCAGCTGCAGCGCCCCCATGTGGCTGTCGAGGTGGCTCACGTCGAAGCCCCAGAGGATGGCCCGTTCCACCTGGGCCCGGCACTCCCGACGGACCTCGTCGAGGTCGGCGTGGTCCCACACGTCGGACAGCGTCCGCGGGAAGCCGCCGTCGCCGTCGAGCAGCGACGGCGCCCGCGTGATCGGGCCCCACCGGTAGGCGTCCCACTCGGCGTTGAGGGTGAGGTGCACGCCCACGTCCTCGCCCATGTACTGCTCGGCGGCGTGACGGGCCCACGGGCAGGGGACCATCAGCGAGGCGCTGGTGGCCAACCCGGTGCGCAGCGCGTCGTAGACGCCGGCGTTGGCGGCGTGGGCGAGGCCGAGGTCGTCGCAGTTGAGGATCAACAGGCGGGCGTCGGGGTCGTGGCCGAGGCGCTCGGCGAGGGTGGTCACGGGCCTGACGGTACCGTCCCCGAGCAGGCGGCCCACAGACCTCGGCCCTCCCGGCGGGCCTCGGCGGCGGCGGCGGTGAAGTCACGGGTGTGGGCGGTGTTGGGGGCAATGGTGAGCACCTCGGCGAAGCCGCCCCGAACCAGCTCGAGGTTCACGAACAGTCCGTCGCTGCGCCGCAGCACGTAGGCCAGCAGCCGGCCGTAGGTGTCGCGCTCCTCGCGGTCGCGCTCGAGGTCGACGGGCGTGCCCGGGGGGAGCAGCTCGGTGGTCCGTGCCGAGGCCTCCGGCCCGTAGCACCCCACCGGCTCGGTGGGGTGCACGGTCTCGGGCGTGTCGACGCCGATCAAGCGGATGCTCTCGGTGCGCCCGTCGACGGCCACGCGGATGGTGTCGCCGTCGACCACCTCGCGCACGACCGGACCCGTGTCGATCGGGAGCGCGCGCTCGGCGGCCTGGTGGGCGACCACCACGACGGCGAGCACCGCCAGCCCGACGAGCAGGCCGATGCCGGCGAGGGCGGTGAGCCCCCGGGAGGGGGAGCGCGCCACGAGGCGGGGATGGTTCGTGGGGCGCGAGCGGTCAGAGGTTCGGGCGGCCATGGCGGTCCTCAGGGGTGAGTCCTGTCGATGGCCGCCGAGGCGGCGAGCGGTCGGCCGTGACCACTGCGGACGAGCGGGGCGGCGTCGTGGCCGCCCGGAGGTCAGAGGCGTTCGACGATGGTGCCGGTGCCGAGGCCCCCGCCGCAGCACATCGTGACGAGCCCGTAGCGTCCGCCGGATCGGTGCAGCTCGTGGACGGCCTTCGTGACGAGGATCGCTCCGGTGCCGCCGAGCGGGTGGCCCAGGGCGATGGCCCCGCCGTTGGGGTTCACCGTGTCGGGGTCGGCGCCGAGCTCCTTGGCCCAGGCCAGCACCACGGATGCGAACGCCTCGTTGACCTCGGCCACGTCGATGTCGCCCATGGTGAGCCCGGTGCGGGCCAGGAGGTGGCGGGTGGCGTCGATGGGGCCGGTGAGCATGAGCACCGGATCGACGCCCACGAGGCAGGTGTCGACGACCCTGGCGAGCGGGGTGAGCC
This genomic interval carries:
- a CDS encoding thermonuclease family protein, which produces MARSPSRGLTALAGIGLLVGLAVLAVVVVAHQAAERALPIDTGPVVREVVDGDTIRVAVDGRTESIRLIGVDTPETVHPTEPVGCYGPEASARTTELLPPGTPVDLERDREERDTYGRLLAYVLRRSDGLFVNLELVRGGFAEVLTIAPNTAHTRDFTAAAAEARREGRGLWAACSGTVPSGP
- a CDS encoding polysaccharide deacetylase family protein: MTTLAERLGHDPDARLLILNCDDLGLAHAANAGVYDALRTGLATSASLMVPCPWARHAAEQYMGEDVGVHLTLNAEWDAYRWGPITRAPSLLDGDGGFPRTLSDVWDHADLDEVRRECRAQVERAILWGFDVSHLDSHMGALQLRPEFFDVYLELAVEFGLPLRLSGASSERTIGFPFRRLAADEGVVFPDHFVHVNGVGSRRSLERSLFDLAPGVTEMYVHPALDTPELRAMTPDWAARVDDHHAVCHDSGLRAMVSRSGATLIGYRALRDLQRVGA